The Salvelinus namaycush isolate Seneca chromosome 28, SaNama_1.0, whole genome shotgun sequence genome contains a region encoding:
- the LOC120023744 gene encoding beta-soluble NSF attachment protein-like isoform X3 yields the protein MRSARGPGSTCSCRINWTQPPASSTQGTLTRRLILRGRFTIAAKHHITIAEVYESELVDIEKAIAHYEQAADYYKGEESNSSANKCLLKVGHYSAQLEQYPKAIEIYEQVATNTMDNPLLKYNAKEYFFKASLCHFIVDELNAKLAIEKYEEMFPAFADSRECKLLKKLLDAHEEQNCEAFTEAVKEFDSISRLDQWLTTMLLRIKKTIQGDAGDLK from the exons ATGCGTTCTGCCAGGGGGCCCGGCTCCACATGCAGCTGCAGAATAAACTGGACTCAGCCACCAGCTTCGTCGACGCAGGGAACGCTTACAAGAAGGCTGATCCTCAGG GGTAGGTTTACTATCGCAGCCAAACATCACATCACCATCGCAGAGGTGTACGAGTCTGAGCTGGTGGACATAGAGAAG GCAATCGCCCACTATGAGCAGGCAGCCGATTATTATAAAGGGGAGGAGTCCAACAG ttctgcTAACAAGTGTCTGCTGAAGGTGGGCCACTACAGCGCTCAGCTGGAGCAGTATCCGAAAGCCATTGAGATCTACGAgcag gtGGCCACCAATACTATGGACAACCCCCTGCTGAAGTATAATGCCAAAGAGTACTTCTTTAAAGCCTCCCTCTGTCACTTCATTGTGGACGAACTCAACGCAAag cTGGCCATAGAGAAGTATGAGGAGATGTTTCCTGCTTTTGCAGACTCCAGAGAGTGCAAGCTGCTGAAG aagTTGCTGGATGCCCATGAGGAGCAGAACTGCGAGGCGTTTACTGAAGCTGTTAAAGAGTTTGACTCCATCTCTCGTCTGGACCAATGGCTCACCACCATGCTGCTCCGTATCAAGAAGACCATCCAGGGAGATGCTGGAGATCTCAAATAA
- the LOC120023094 gene encoding cell division cycle 5-like protein — translation MPRIMIKGGVWRNTEDEILKAAVMKYGKNQWSRIASLLHRKSAKQCKARWYEWLDPSIKKTEWSREEEEKLLHLAKLMPTQWRTIAPIIGRTAAQCLEHYEFLLDKAAQRDNEEDTADDPRKLKPGEIDPNPETKPARPDPVDMDEDELEMLSEARARLANTQGKKAKRKAREKQLEEARRLAALQKRRELRAAGIDAQKKRKKKRGVDYNAEIPFEKKPSQGFYDTSMELYEGLEPNFKRLRQQHLDGELRNEKEERERKRDRQKIKKKKESDLPSAILQTSGVAEFTKKRSKLVLPAPQISDAELEEVVKLGQASEVARQTAEESGITNSASSALLSEYSLSNSAMATGLRTPKTPAAQDKILQEAQNLMALTNVDTPLKGGLNTPLHQSDFSGVTPQRQAVQTPNTVLTTPFRTPGPGSEGGMTPQGALTPKGPGTVTPGVTPGRTPLRDKLNINTEEQLADPAYARHLQRESREQLKLGLMSLPIPKNDFEIVLPENAETELEEMETETGYMEDASEIELRKQAARDAEQEKELKLRHTAVQRILPRPSEVNESILRPLGTDPLSELQQAEEMLKKEMITMLHFDCLHHPPANQQRSKQRGPASTSNNAEHIAHLDRHPYKPISNEELAHASELLSQEMEVVKAGMGHGDLSMEAYSQVWEECYGQVLYLSAQSRYTRANLASKKDRIDSLEKKLEINRGHMTCEARRAARLERRLKVLLGGYQSRAVGLLKQHGELWEQVEQAATELHTFTELKKQEDTAIPRRQEALREDVERQQEREKELQQRYGDLLLEKEALLSAKY, via the exons ATGCCGCGTATCATGATCAAGGGGGGTGTATGGCGAAACACCGAG gATGAGATACTGAAGGCAGCGGTGATGAAATATGGGAAGAACCAGTGGTCTCGTATTGCCTCCCTGCTGCACCGCAAGTCTGCCAAACAGTGCAAAGcccgctg GTATGAGTGGCTGGATCCCAGCATTAAGAAAACTGAGTGGtccagagaagaagaggagaagctGCTCCACCTGGCCAAGCTTATGCCCACCCAGTGGAGGACCATTGCTCCTATCATAGGACGCACCGCTGCCCAGTGTCTGGAGCACTACGAGTTTCTACT AGACAAAGCAGCCCAGAGGGACAATGAGGAGGATACAGCTGATGATCCCAGGAAACTGAAGCCTGGAGAGATCGACCCCAACCCTGAAACCAAGCCCGCTAGGCCTGACCCTGTGGACATGGACGAAG ATGAGCTGGAGATGCTGTCCGAGGCCAGAGCTCGTCTGGCCAACACTCAGGGCAAGAAAGCCAAGAGGAAGGCCAGAGAGAAACAGCTGGAGGAGGCCAG ACGACTGGCTGCTCTACAGAAGCGCAGGGAGTTGAGGGCAGCAGGCATCGACGctcagaagaagaggaagaagaagagaggagtggaCTACAATGCTGAGATTCCCTTTGAGAAGAAACCTTCTCAG GGTTTCTATGACACCAGCATGGAGCTCTACGAAGGTCTGGAACCAAACTTCAAACGCCTGCGACAACAACACCTGGACGGAGAGCTACGcaa tgagaaggaggagagggagaggaagagggatagacagaagaTCAAGAAGAAGAAGGAAAGTGATCTTCCATCAGCCATCCTCCAGACCAGCGGAGTAGCGGAGTTCACCAAGAAACGCAGCAAACTGGTGCTGCCTGCACCACAG ATCTCTGATGCGGAGCTGGAGGAGGTGGTTAAGCTGGGTCAGGCCAGTGAAGTGGCTCGTCAGACCGCTGAGGAATCTGGGATCACTAACTCCGCCTCCTCAGCCCTACTGTCAGAATACAGCCTTTCCAACAGCGCCATGGCAACTGGGCTACGCACCCCCAAGACCCCTGCTGCGCAGGACAAGATACTACAG gaggCCCAGAACCTGATGGCTCTAACTAACGTAGACACTCCTCTGAAAGGAGGTCTGAACACTCCTCTCCACCAGAGTGACTTCTCAGGAGTCACACCCCAAAGACAGGCAGTACAGACACCGAATACTGTACTGACCACACCTTTCAG AACCCCGGGTCCAGGGTCTGAGGGCGGTATGACCCCCCAGGGAGCGTTAACCCCTAAAGGACCGGGTACTGTGACCCCTGGAGTAACCCCTGGGCGCACCCCTCTACGAGACAAACTCAACATCAATACTGAGGAACAACTAGCAGACCCTGCCTACGCTAGACATCTG CAACGAGAGTCGAGGGAGCAGCTGAAGCTGGGTCTGATGTCGCTGCCGATCCCCAAGAACGACTTTGAGATCGTTCTACCAGAAAACGCAGAGACTGAACTGGAGGAAATGGAGACGGAGACTGGATACATGGAGGATGCCTCAGAGATAGAGCTACGCAAACAG gctgCCCGGGATGCAGAGCAGGAGAAAGAGCTGAAGCTGAGACACACTGCTGTACAGAGGATTCTACCCAGACCATCAGAG gtgaatgAGTCTATCCTGCGTCCGTTGGGAACAGATCCTCTGTCAGAACTGCAGCAGGCTGAGGAGATGCTCAAGAAGGAGATGATCACTATGCTGCACTTTGACTGTCTACACCACCCACCAGCCAACCAACAG CGCAGCAAACAACGAGGGCCTGCCTCCACCTCCAACAACGCAGAACACATCGCCCACCTGGACAGACACCCCTACAAGCCAATCAGCAATGAGGAGCTGGCacat GCCAGTGAGTTGCTGAGCCAGGAGATGGAGGTGGTGAAGGCAGGTATGGGTCATGGGGACCTGTCCATGGAGGCCTACAGCCAGGTGTGGGAGGAGTGTTACGGCCAGGTGCTGTACCTCTCCGCCCAGAGCCGCTACACCAGGGCCAACCTGGCCTCCAAGAAGGACCGCATAGACTCCCTggagaagaaactagag ATCAACCGAGGCCACATGACGTGTGAGGCCCGTCGCGCTGCTCGTCTGGAGCGTCGTCTCAAG GTGTTACTAGGAGGGTACCAGTCCCGTGCTGTAGGCCTACTGAAGCAGCATGGTGAACTGTGGGAGCAGGTTGAGCAGGCAGCTACGGAGCTCCACACCTTCACTGAGCTGAAGAAACAAGAAGACACAGCGATACCCCGCAGACAAGAG GCTCTAAGGGAGGACGTggagagacagcaggagagagaaaaggagctTCAGCAGAGATATGGAGACTTGCTgctggagaaagaagctctgctGTCTGCTAAATATTAA
- the supt3h gene encoding transcription initiation protein SPT3 homolog isoform X2, which yields MSSSPMAGSSSSARDRPPTRTSFIPEIQSMMFALGDARRPLHETAALVEDIVHTQLINLQACEGAVLRGSRVISAEDILFLMRRDKKKVRRLLRYLQFRDYKSKVLKTIEDEEPLESDRWVVAGSNKRQRLAGDFLSWVDQTGEFLSLSDNQEVDDVKLERLERLERQTRGMDSAQYSEFCESRQLSFAKKASKFRDWLDCSSLEVKPNTVAMEILSYLAYETTAQLVDLSLLVKQDMTPKTDPFSHVVSASFIHYHSNTEVKRDPESPETTPPSTPGSSHSSKPSNGGLGLDSKTRQRKRKKSSAVSGVEPPSGAIQPCHIREAIRRYSYRHTSANRGNGMAFLAC from the exons atgAGCAGCAGTCCCATGGCAGGCTCTTCCAGCTCAGCGAGGGACCGCCCACCCACACGGACCAGCTTCATCCCCGAAATACAGAGCATGAT GTTTGCTCTGGGAGATGCTCGCAGACCCCTACATGAGACTGCTGCTCTGGTGGAGGACATTGTACACACCCAACTCATCAacctg CAGGCGTGTGAGGGGGCGGTCCTTAGAGGGTCAAGGGTCATCTCAGCTGAGGACATCCTGTTCCTCATGAGGAGAGACAAG aaGAAGGTGAGGAGGTTGTTAAGGTATCTACAGTTCAGAGACTACAAGTCTAAAGTGCTGAAAACCATTGAAGATGAGGAACCACTGGAGTCAG ATAGGTGGGTTGTTGCCGGGAGTAACAAGCGCCAGCGGCTAGCAGGAGACTTCTTGTCCTGGGTGGACCAGACGGGAGAGTTCCTGTCCCTGTCTGACAACCAGGAAGTAGATGACGTCAAACTGGAACGACTGGAG agGTTGGAAAGACAGACCAGAGGGATGGACAGTGCTCAGTACAGTGAGTTCTGTGAGAGTCGGCAGCTCAGCTTTG ctaAGAAGGCGTCTAAGTTCCGAGACTGGCTGGACTGCAGCAGTCTGGAGGTGAAGCCCAACACTGTTGCCATGGAGATCCTGTCCTATCTGGCTTATGAGACCACCGctcag ctggTAGATCTGTCTCTGTTAGTGAAACAGGATATGACTCCAAAGACAGACCCCTTCAGCCATGTTGTGTCTGCCAGCTTCATACACTACCACAGCAATACAGAG GTAAAGAGAGATCCAGAATCTCCAGAGACCACGCCCCCCTCCACTCCTGGCTCATCCCACTCCTCTAAGCCCTCAAATGGAGGCTTGGGATTGGACAGTAAGACCAGGCAAAGGAAACGCAAGAAG agctcAGCAGTGAGTGGTGTGGAGCCTCCCAGTGGAGCCATTCAGCCCTGCCACATCAGAGAGGCCATCAGACGCTACAGTTACAGACACACG agTGCTAATAGGGGGAATGGGATGGCGTTCCTGGCCTGCTAA
- the supt3h gene encoding transcription initiation protein SPT3 homolog isoform X3 yields the protein MSSSPMAGSSSSARDRPPTRTSFIPEIQSMMFALGDARRPLHETAALVEDIVHTQLINLKKVRRLLRYLQFRDYKSKVLKTIEDEEPLESDRWVVAGSNKRQRLAGDFLSWVDQTGEFLSLSDNQEVDDVKLERLERLERQTRGMDSAQYSEFCESRQLSFAKKASKFRDWLDCSSLEVKPNTVAMEILSYLAYETTAQLVDLSLLVKQDMTPKTDPFSHVVSASFIHYHSNTEVKRDPESPETTPPSTPGSSHSSKPSNGGLGLDSKTRQRKRKKSSAVSGVEPPSGAIQPCHIREAIRRYSYRHTSANRGNGMAFLAC from the exons atgAGCAGCAGTCCCATGGCAGGCTCTTCCAGCTCAGCGAGGGACCGCCCACCCACACGGACCAGCTTCATCCCCGAAATACAGAGCATGAT GTTTGCTCTGGGAGATGCTCGCAGACCCCTACATGAGACTGCTGCTCTGGTGGAGGACATTGTACACACCCAACTCATCAacctg aaGAAGGTGAGGAGGTTGTTAAGGTATCTACAGTTCAGAGACTACAAGTCTAAAGTGCTGAAAACCATTGAAGATGAGGAACCACTGGAGTCAG ATAGGTGGGTTGTTGCCGGGAGTAACAAGCGCCAGCGGCTAGCAGGAGACTTCTTGTCCTGGGTGGACCAGACGGGAGAGTTCCTGTCCCTGTCTGACAACCAGGAAGTAGATGACGTCAAACTGGAACGACTGGAG agGTTGGAAAGACAGACCAGAGGGATGGACAGTGCTCAGTACAGTGAGTTCTGTGAGAGTCGGCAGCTCAGCTTTG ctaAGAAGGCGTCTAAGTTCCGAGACTGGCTGGACTGCAGCAGTCTGGAGGTGAAGCCCAACACTGTTGCCATGGAGATCCTGTCCTATCTGGCTTATGAGACCACCGctcag ctggTAGATCTGTCTCTGTTAGTGAAACAGGATATGACTCCAAAGACAGACCCCTTCAGCCATGTTGTGTCTGCCAGCTTCATACACTACCACAGCAATACAGAG GTAAAGAGAGATCCAGAATCTCCAGAGACCACGCCCCCCTCCACTCCTGGCTCATCCCACTCCTCTAAGCCCTCAAATGGAGGCTTGGGATTGGACAGTAAGACCAGGCAAAGGAAACGCAAGAAG agctcAGCAGTGAGTGGTGTGGAGCCTCCCAGTGGAGCCATTCAGCCCTGCCACATCAGAGAGGCCATCAGACGCTACAGTTACAGACACACG agTGCTAATAGGGGGAATGGGATGGCGTTCCTGGCCTGCTAA
- the supt3h gene encoding transcription initiation protein SPT3 homolog isoform X1, translating into MSSSPMAGSSSSARDRPPTRTSFIPEIQSMMFALGDARRPLHETAALVEDIVHTQLINLLQQACEGAVLRGSRVISAEDILFLMRRDKKKVRRLLRYLQFRDYKSKVLKTIEDEEPLESDRWVVAGSNKRQRLAGDFLSWVDQTGEFLSLSDNQEVDDVKLERLERLERQTRGMDSAQYSEFCESRQLSFAKKASKFRDWLDCSSLEVKPNTVAMEILSYLAYETTAQLVDLSLLVKQDMTPKTDPFSHVVSASFIHYHSNTEVKRDPESPETTPPSTPGSSHSSKPSNGGLGLDSKTRQRKRKKSSAVSGVEPPSGAIQPCHIREAIRRYSYRHTSANRGNGMAFLAC; encoded by the exons atgAGCAGCAGTCCCATGGCAGGCTCTTCCAGCTCAGCGAGGGACCGCCCACCCACACGGACCAGCTTCATCCCCGAAATACAGAGCATGAT GTTTGCTCTGGGAGATGCTCGCAGACCCCTACATGAGACTGCTGCTCTGGTGGAGGACATTGTACACACCCAACTCATCAacctg ctaCAGCAGGCGTGTGAGGGGGCGGTCCTTAGAGGGTCAAGGGTCATCTCAGCTGAGGACATCCTGTTCCTCATGAGGAGAGACAAG aaGAAGGTGAGGAGGTTGTTAAGGTATCTACAGTTCAGAGACTACAAGTCTAAAGTGCTGAAAACCATTGAAGATGAGGAACCACTGGAGTCAG ATAGGTGGGTTGTTGCCGGGAGTAACAAGCGCCAGCGGCTAGCAGGAGACTTCTTGTCCTGGGTGGACCAGACGGGAGAGTTCCTGTCCCTGTCTGACAACCAGGAAGTAGATGACGTCAAACTGGAACGACTGGAG agGTTGGAAAGACAGACCAGAGGGATGGACAGTGCTCAGTACAGTGAGTTCTGTGAGAGTCGGCAGCTCAGCTTTG ctaAGAAGGCGTCTAAGTTCCGAGACTGGCTGGACTGCAGCAGTCTGGAGGTGAAGCCCAACACTGTTGCCATGGAGATCCTGTCCTATCTGGCTTATGAGACCACCGctcag ctggTAGATCTGTCTCTGTTAGTGAAACAGGATATGACTCCAAAGACAGACCCCTTCAGCCATGTTGTGTCTGCCAGCTTCATACACTACCACAGCAATACAGAG GTAAAGAGAGATCCAGAATCTCCAGAGACCACGCCCCCCTCCACTCCTGGCTCATCCCACTCCTCTAAGCCCTCAAATGGAGGCTTGGGATTGGACAGTAAGACCAGGCAAAGGAAACGCAAGAAG agctcAGCAGTGAGTGGTGTGGAGCCTCCCAGTGGAGCCATTCAGCCCTGCCACATCAGAGAGGCCATCAGACGCTACAGTTACAGACACACG agTGCTAATAGGGGGAATGGGATGGCGTTCCTGGCCTGCTAA
- the LOC120023251 gene encoding runt-related transcription factor 3-like, which translates to MLLIPPDPQITSRRFSPPLHGKTRDGTVGVTAQHEDSGPRSTGDIPAEFRPTDSPNFLVSSLPAHWRCNKTLPRAFTVVALGDVSDGVLVTVMAGNDDNCSAELRNATTLMTSHTARFNDLRFVGRSGRGKSFNLTITVFTNPPQVATYHRAIKVTVDGPREPRRHRQKMEVGPKTGLFRVAMPMQSLRPLNNITNPPTRGVCELAAGFDRPFPPLSSFSSTPRMHFSSFPYSVTPPPPPYLPPPFPTLPPHSHSGLFQPSSSPILYYGASAGTNHYISLPEGDRTNHFTSGPGEDQAPTARLANQTEGRGEEPVWRPY; encoded by the exons ATGTTGCTTATTCCCCCAGATCCCCAGATCACTAGCCGTAGGTTCAGTCCACCGCTCCATGGTAAGACCAGAGATGGGACAGTGGGAGTGACAGCTCAGCATGAGGACAGTGGCCCCCGGAGTACAGGGGACATTCCTGCTGAGTTCAGGCCCACCGACAGCCCCAACTTTCTGGTGTCAAGCCTCCCCGCACACTGGCGTTGCAACAAGACTCTGCCACGTGCCTTCACG GTGGTTGCCCTGGGTGATGTAAGTGACGGTGTTCTAGTCACGGTGATGGCAGGGAATGATGATAACTGTTCAGCTGAGCTACGGAACGCCACCACGCTGATGACATCACACACAGCACGCTTCAATGACCTCCGATTTGTAGGACGCAGTGggagag gtaaaAGCTTTAATCTGACCATAACCGTGTTCACCAATCCTCCCCAGGTGGCCACGTACCACAGAGCTATCAAAGTTACTGTAGACGGACCTAGAGAGCCACgcc GTCACAGGCAGAAGATGGAGGTTGGTCCAAAAACAGGGCTTTTCAGGGTTGCCATGCCAATGCAGAGTCTCCGCCCCCTCAACAACATCACCAACCCTCCAACAAGAG GTGTGTGTGAGCTGGCTGCTGGGTTTGATCGCCCGTTTCCCCCCCTCTCCTCATTCTCGTCCACTCCCAGAATGCACTTCTCCTCCTTCCCCTACTCCGtcaccccccctccacccccgtACCTCCCCCCACCTTTCCCCACTCTCCCCCCCCACTCCCACAGTGGACTCTTCCAGCCCAGCAGCAGCCCCATCCTCTACTATGGAGCCTCTGCCGGGACCAACCACTACATCTCACTGCCAGAGGGGGACAGGACAAACCACTTTACCTCTGGGCCGGGAGAAGACCAGGCCCCCACTGCCAGGCTGGCCAACCAAACAGAGGGTAGGGGGGAGGAGCCTGTGTGGAGGCCATATTGA
- the clic5a gene encoding chloride intracellular channel protein 5a isoform X1, with protein sequence MTDTSAAEEEKDPDIELFVKAGSDGESIGNCPFSQRLFMILWLKGVVFNVTTVDLKRKPADLHNLAPGTHPPFLTFEGEVKTDINKIEEYLEDMLAPPRYPKLAAKNRESNTSGNDIFAKFSAYIKNIRPENNAVLEKSLNKALAKLDEFLLSPLPEELQDGRDVAEGGSLRKYLDGDTLTLADCNLLPKLHVVKVVAKRYRNYEIPTELQGVWRYIQNAYRRDEFTNTCAADAEIELAYQDVAKRLSK encoded by the exons ATGACTGACACGTCTGCAGCTGAAGAGGAGAAGGACCCTGATATTGAACTTTTTGTCAag gCAGGGAGTGATGGGGAGAGTATAGGTAACTGTCCGTTCTCTCAGCGTCTCTTCATGATCCTATGGCTAAAAGGAGTCGTCTTCAACGTCACTACAGTCGACCTGAAGAG AAAGCCGGCTGACCTCCATAACCTTGCTCCAGGCACACACCCACCCTTCCTGACCTTCGAAGGAGAGGTGAAGACGGACATCAATAAGATAGAAGAATACCTAGAGGACATGCTGGCTCCACCCAG gtaccctaaactGGCAGCTAAGAACCGGGAGTCCAATACGTCAGGAAACGACATCTTCGCCAAGTTTTCTGCCTACATCAAAAACATCAGGCCAGAGAACAAcgcag TTCTAGAGAAAAGTCTCAACAAGGCATTAGCCAAGCTGGATGAGTTCCTTCTGTCCCCGCTGCCAGAGGAGCTGCAGGATGGCAGAGATGTGGCAGAAGGGGGGTCGTTACGGAAGTATCTAGACGGAGACACATTAACACTGGCCGACTGCAACTTGCTGCCCAAATTACATGTCGTCAAG GTGGTCGCTAAGAGATACCGTAACTATGAGATCCCTACAGAGCTGCAGGGTGTATGGCGTTACATTCAAAATGCCTACAGGCGAGATGAGTTTACCAACACCTGCGCGGCTGATGCAGAGATAGAACTAGCCTATCAGGACGTGGCCAAGAGGCTGTCCAAGTGA
- the clic5a gene encoding chloride intracellular channel protein 5a isoform X3 gives MILWLKGVVFNVTTVDLKRKPADLHNLAPGTHPPFLTFEGEVKTDINKIEEYLEDMLAPPRYPKLAAKNRESNTSGNDIFAKFSAYIKNIRPENNAVLEKSLNKALAKLDEFLLSPLPEELQDGRDVAEGGSLRKYLDGDTLTLADCNLLPKLHVVKVVAKRYRNYEIPTELQGVWRYIQNAYRRDEFTNTCAADAEIELAYQDVAKRLSK, from the exons ATGATCCTATGGCTAAAAGGAGTCGTCTTCAACGTCACTACAGTCGACCTGAAGAG AAAGCCGGCTGACCTCCATAACCTTGCTCCAGGCACACACCCACCCTTCCTGACCTTCGAAGGAGAGGTGAAGACGGACATCAATAAGATAGAAGAATACCTAGAGGACATGCTGGCTCCACCCAG gtaccctaaactGGCAGCTAAGAACCGGGAGTCCAATACGTCAGGAAACGACATCTTCGCCAAGTTTTCTGCCTACATCAAAAACATCAGGCCAGAGAACAAcgcag TTCTAGAGAAAAGTCTCAACAAGGCATTAGCCAAGCTGGATGAGTTCCTTCTGTCCCCGCTGCCAGAGGAGCTGCAGGATGGCAGAGATGTGGCAGAAGGGGGGTCGTTACGGAAGTATCTAGACGGAGACACATTAACACTGGCCGACTGCAACTTGCTGCCCAAATTACATGTCGTCAAG GTGGTCGCTAAGAGATACCGTAACTATGAGATCCCTACAGAGCTGCAGGGTGTATGGCGTTACATTCAAAATGCCTACAGGCGAGATGAGTTTACCAACACCTGCGCGGCTGATGCAGAGATAGAACTAGCCTATCAGGACGTGGCCAAGAGGCTGTCCAAGTGA
- the clic5a gene encoding chloride intracellular channel protein 5a isoform X2 — MSLRPHSCKDPDIELFVKAGSDGESIGNCPFSQRLFMILWLKGVVFNVTTVDLKRKPADLHNLAPGTHPPFLTFEGEVKTDINKIEEYLEDMLAPPRYPKLAAKNRESNTSGNDIFAKFSAYIKNIRPENNAVLEKSLNKALAKLDEFLLSPLPEELQDGRDVAEGGSLRKYLDGDTLTLADCNLLPKLHVVKVVAKRYRNYEIPTELQGVWRYIQNAYRRDEFTNTCAADAEIELAYQDVAKRLSK; from the exons ATGAGTTTAAGACCCCATTCatgt AAGGACCCTGATATTGAACTTTTTGTCAag gCAGGGAGTGATGGGGAGAGTATAGGTAACTGTCCGTTCTCTCAGCGTCTCTTCATGATCCTATGGCTAAAAGGAGTCGTCTTCAACGTCACTACAGTCGACCTGAAGAG AAAGCCGGCTGACCTCCATAACCTTGCTCCAGGCACACACCCACCCTTCCTGACCTTCGAAGGAGAGGTGAAGACGGACATCAATAAGATAGAAGAATACCTAGAGGACATGCTGGCTCCACCCAG gtaccctaaactGGCAGCTAAGAACCGGGAGTCCAATACGTCAGGAAACGACATCTTCGCCAAGTTTTCTGCCTACATCAAAAACATCAGGCCAGAGAACAAcgcag TTCTAGAGAAAAGTCTCAACAAGGCATTAGCCAAGCTGGATGAGTTCCTTCTGTCCCCGCTGCCAGAGGAGCTGCAGGATGGCAGAGATGTGGCAGAAGGGGGGTCGTTACGGAAGTATCTAGACGGAGACACATTAACACTGGCCGACTGCAACTTGCTGCCCAAATTACATGTCGTCAAG GTGGTCGCTAAGAGATACCGTAACTATGAGATCCCTACAGAGCTGCAGGGTGTATGGCGTTACATTCAAAATGCCTACAGGCGAGATGAGTTTACCAACACCTGCGCGGCTGATGCAGAGATAGAACTAGCCTATCAGGACGTGGCCAAGAGGCTGTCCAAGTGA